The Bacteroidota bacterium genomic sequence AGGTGGTAGCAGTTTCGATTTTGGTTTGGCCATTACGAAAGATAATAGTTCTGCTTATGCTACAGGTTATTTTACAACTCAGGCTACTTTTGGCTCAACGCAGCTTAATGCTCCGGGAACTGATCAAGATCTTTTTATTGCCAGACTTGCAATACCTCCTCCTGCAACTGTCATAATTACAAAACACCCACAAGATCAAGTAGTATGCGAAGATGGTAGTGCTTTTTTCAATGTGGGAGCAATTGGAAAAAACTTATCTTTCCAATGGAAGTTCAATGGAAATGATGTATCAGGAGCAACAGATAGTTTCCTGACATTGATTGGAGTAGATGCATCAAATTCAGGATCTTATACCTGCACCATCAGTGATAGTGCATATTCTGTAACTTCAGATCCAGGAATTCTAACATTAGGCAGTGAACCTGTGATAAGTCAACATCCTCAAAACGCAACAGTCACAAGACACTCAAAAGTAACTCTAAAAGTCCTAGCATCAGGAGCAAACTCATATCAATGGCAAAAAGATGGAACAGATCTTACAGGCGAAACACTAAATACGCTCATCTTTTCGGATGTACAATTCTCAGATGAAGGAAAATATCGTTGTGTTGTTTCTGGAATCTGTGGAATTATTACTTCAGATGAGTCAACACTTACAATTATAACTACTGGAATTAGTGACCCTATTGATCAAGTATTATCTATTTCTCCTAATCCAACCAAAGGAATAATCGAAATCAGACTTCAAAATTCTGACAAAGAATTGCAAATTGAAATATATGATACAAAAGGAAAGAGAATTATTCACAAAAATATTCAAGGTAAAAGTGAAAAGCTAGACTTGTCTCACCTAAATAAAGGTATTTACATAATATTAGCAAAATGCAAGGAAGATTCTTTTAGTTATAAAATCATATTGAAATAAGTTTCCTTTTTCATTTGAAGCAGGTGTTTTCATGTTCACCTGCTTCATTATTAGCTGGTGATAGTTCGAAAACGTTGTCATTTGGAATCGAAGAAAATATTTGCGTAAAATTATGAGTAAAAACAGTCTAATTCTTTTTTATTTATTCTTTATAATCCAAGGCTGTTCTTTGGTTAACTTACAGTTGAGTGCTTCACGAAAAATTCCACCAGAGAAGATTGTTTTGGACACAAATGTAGAGTTATCTTCCTGTGGAACAATCAATAGCAATGGAGTTGATTTTTTGCCTTCAGCTTTTAAACTAATAGCAAATGGAATGGTAATTTATATAGATCCTATCGTTATCACAGATACACTCAAGGCGGATTATATTTTTCTTACCCATGCGCATTTAGATCATTTCTCCATAAAGGATATACAGAAAATTAGTAAAGCTGAGACGATTATCATATGCCCTAGGTCCGTTTCCAAAAAGATGTCAAAAAATACATACACCATTAAAGAAGTAGTTCCGGGGGATTTTCTGGATTTTGACAACTTCAGCTGCCAAGCTGTTCCAGCCTATAATCAACAGTCGGTATTATTGGGATTAAAAGCACATCCGAAATCAAAACAGAATGTGGGTTATCTTTTGACTTTAAACAATGATTTACGGATATATCATGCTGGAGATACCGATTATATCCCAGAGCTGAATCAGCTAAGAAAAATAAAGCTTGCCATGATTCCAATTGGCGGGGATAAATTATGCATGAATGCAGAAAAAGCAGCTGAATTAATAAATAAAATTAAACCTGAAATAGTAGTTCCAATGCATTATGAAACTGAAAATAAAGAAGACTTAGTAACTTTTAAGAAATTATTGAAAACAGGAATTCAAGTAATGTTTTTAGAATAATATGAAACAAGCATGAGTAAAAATTTCACACACATGGGAATGATTATAATGCGAGTTCCATCTGACAACTAAAAAACAATTATAAACAGATGAAAGGCAATACTTTTTTGTAAATCGGACGACTACCCTTGGCAAGATAAGTATCTGTTACTTTTCCTCATTTTTTATACTACGTAAAATTACGTAATCAATTTTCAGTCATTTACCCGATTGAATCTGGTCATTCATAGGTATAATTTTGAATGCAATAAAACAAAGAAAAATGAAAAAAGGAATTCTTACTATTTTATTGGCAGCCTTATTGGCTGTAGTCTACTCTCAGAATGTAGTAACCTATATTGGTACTCCTGAAACTTCAGGGGCCACAACAACTGCTGTAAATAGGTTGTCTGCAAAACTTAACCAGCCTTACGACATGGCCTTTGATAGCAAAGGAAATATGTGGATTTCTGAAATGGGTAATCATACAATTACCATGGTCAGGGCATATGATAACAAAGTAATGATACGAGCTGGTATTGCAGGAACAGCTGGTTTTATGAATGGAAATGGAACTCAAGCAAAATTCAACTCACCGCATGGTATTACAGTTGGTCCAAATGACGAAATCTATGTAGCAGACTATGAAAATCATGTGATTCGCAAAATAAGTGCCTATGTAGATGAATCAACACCTCAGGTCGTTAGTGTATTTGCAGGGAAGTACACAGTAAACACTCCTAATTACAAATCTTACTCAGGTTATGCTGAAGGTAATTCTGGAACAGCACAATTCAATAATCCAATTGATTTGGAAGTTGATGCTGCTGGCAATATCTATGTGAGTGATCATAGCAATCATGTTATCCGAAAAATAAACGCATCCGGAACAGTTTCTCTTTTTGCTGGTCAAGCAGGTGTTACAGGAAAAGCAAATGGCGATGCAACTACTGTAGCGCAATTTAGCAGCCCAACAGGTTTGTTCCAATACAATAGCTTACTCTATGTATTAGATTATGGAAACAAGCAAACAAGAAGAATAGACGGATCAACAGTAAGCAAGGAGCCCACCATCCTTACGGCAAATTATCCAATGGAATTAGTATACAAAATAGAAGGAAGCACAAAAACCTTTTATTTCACGGAAGGCAATATGATTAAACATGCCTATTCCAGCCCAACAGGTAGTGGGTCGAGTTTATATGCTGGCAGTCTTTTCCAAAGTGGGTCGGCAGATGGAACACTTACAAATGCACGCTTTAAAACAACCAAAGGATTGACATTCGGCCCAAACGGAAGCATGTATATCGCAGATATGGATAATCATACCATCCGAAAAATCACCTATTGTCCTGTTATTAATCCCGTCCTTACCGTTATTGGAGAACTAAAATTTTGTGGTGACGACAGTGTAAAATTCATTGCACCGGATGGATATGCAACCTATTTATGGTCAAGTGGAGAATCAACAAAAGAAATCGTTGTAAAAAATACGGAAATAATCAATTTAACAGTAAGCGACAATGATGGATGCATGGGCACATCAAGTAGCTATGGGGTTACCAAATTACGTCCAGATCTTAGAATTGTTGGCGACACTATATTCTGCGAAGGAGGAAGTGTATTATTAGGCTCACAAAATTCCTACGACACCTATTTATGGTCAAATGGAGAGTTAACTCACGATATTGTTGTCAGTACATCAGGAATCTATCATGTTGAAATGACTTACAAATCCTGTAATCACCAATCACGAGATGTCCAGGTAGTTGTAAACCAACTCCCTGAAAAACCAACAATTACTGTCAATGGAAATGTATTAACAGCTAGTGACGCCCCTTCATACCAATGGTATAGAAATAATCAGATCATTCCTTCTTCTACTTCAAAAACGATGACTGTTTCAAAATCTGGCAATTTCAAAGTGGTCATTAGCAGTGATAAGGGATGTCAAAAGACATCAGATGTTGTTTATGTTATTGGCAGTTCTATTAATGATTATTCACAAATGACTCTTTCTGTTTATCCTAATCCAACATATTCAAGCATTACAATAGAGGGATTAGGAAACTTGAAGGCAGAAGAAATCAATTTATATGATTTGAAGGGAAAGTTGGTTTATCATGAAATTATTAATGCCAACAAAGTCATAGTTGACATGAGATCCCTGAATATGCCAATAGGATTTTATATACTAAAAGTGAGAACAAACAAGAGCTTTTTATGCTCAAAAGTGCTATATAAATAATACGAAAATGGAGCTATCTCAATTTACGAATGACGTTTACATAATATTAGCAAAGAGCAAGGGAAATTCATTGCAGGTAAAAACGTTTTAAGGTAAGTTGATTTTTCATTTGAGGCAGGTGTTGGCTAAAGGCACCTGCTTTTTATTGCGTAATACTACCTACTCAAAATTGAGCAAATTAACTGATTGACAACAAAAAGATTAATTTATAATTTTGATTATAAATCAGAATAAAATGATGGAAATAATGTCTCTCCAAAAATATAATTTTCAATATGACAAGCAAGCGACTTTGATTGCATATGGAAATATTAATAATTATTGTGTGGAACAATGCAGTTGTTCATATTGTGAAAACTTTAATGTCTCTAGAAATGAAATATATACGCCTGAATTTCTTAAACTACTTAGTAAAATGGGAATTAATTATCAAAGAGAGGCAGAGGTATATCATATCAAAGCTTATGATAACAATCTTCACTTGTATGGTGGTTGGTTCCATTTTGTTGGTCGACTTACTCATACAGTTGTTCAAAGTAATAATAGGATAAAAGAAGCCGTCCGTTTTGGAGATAATCTTAAAGTATTTATTACTGAACAAACTATATTGGTTGATACTGCATTTAATGATAAGCCTGTTTTACAATTAGAATTCAGAGTTGTGACTCCCTGGATGATTTAAGAAATTGCTTGAAAATATAACCAATGAAAACAATTAAAATCATATTGACATTTGCACTTTTATTTTCTGCTGCAAAAGCTCAAAATATAGAATGGAAATGGGCATTACAAGGTGGCGGAAATAGTTGGGATCATGGCTATGCAATCGCAATCGATAATGACAATAATGTTCTGATTAGAGGCAAGTTTGTTAATGTCGGGTATTTCGGTGATACATCTATAAAAGCAGTCGGAGCCGAAGAAGACTATCTGGCAAAATATACAGAAGATGGTCAATTAATTTGGATCAGAATACTAGCAGGAAAAGCGAGTTGGGAAAAGGATAGAACGATAGCAATTGATGAGAACAATAATATTTATTTAACAGGATACTTCAATAGTCCTTATGGGTTTGATCATATAAACCTATCCCCCTATGGAGCAAATGATGGATATATTGCCAAACTCAATACCAAAGGGGAATATATATGGGTGAATAGAATTGGTGGAAGTGGAGATGATGCCGGCTATGCTATTGCATATACACATAACAAATTATTAGTTGCAGGCTATTATTCCGACACTGCTTTTTTTCCCTCAGGTGATTTGATTTCTTCAGGAGGAAATGACATTTATGTTGCATGCTATGATGAAAATGGCAATAATAATTGGACAGTGAATGGTGGCAGTCTTAATAATGATCGCGCCTATGGTATTGCAGCTGATCAGGACTATTTTTACATTACGGGAAGAATTGATGGAAATGCAGCATTTGATGGTATACACTTAAGCACCCTAGGGCCATCTGACCTGATGGTCGCAAAGTATGACTTGAATGGAAATATTATATGGGCAGTAAATGATGCCAGTAGTGGTGAATTGGAAAGCAAAACAATTACCTGTTCAGGTGGTGATATCTATTTAACGGGAAAGTTTAGTGGAGCTGTCACCTTTGGAAGTCTTACGCTCACTGCTTTAGGTTTATCAGATGCATATATTGTGAAATTTAATGAAAATGGAAATATAGAATGGGTCGATATATTTACAGGAGGATTTGCAAATGAAGGAAATTCTATTACCATCAAAGATAGCAGAGTATATACAATAGGTGTTTTCGGGCAAAGCTTGGATATTGGAGACACAACCCTAAACTGTATGGGTAGTCGGGACTCCTATGTAAGTTGTTATACCATTGATGGTGAATTTGTTTGGGCAAGTGATTTCGGAGTTAGTACAGGAATCAACCATGTCCTGGGAAATTCTATTGCCGTAGCCCATAAGGGTGCAATCTATATTGGAGGTGAATATTCCGGAGGTGCAAGTTTTGGAGGATCTAACTTGACTCCTATTGGTAGTTTTGACATGTTCTTATTCAAGCTTTATGACTTGGTAATACCTGCATCTACAAATCATTATATGCAAAAACCAAGACTGGAAATATACCCTAACCCAAATCATGGCATTTTTGAAATACAAACAGCAGGTCAAATCAAAATTGATATCTCAATTTTTGATAATAATGGAAAACTAATTCTGAAAAAAGCAGTCATATCAGGCCAACAGATAGATATTTCATCATTTCCTGAAGGAATATATTATTTGCAAAAAACAGCTGAGCAAGGCCAGCTTAAAAAGATTTTATATATAAAAGAATAAAGAAGTCTATTGTATTTTTGCAGAAATACAATACTATGTTCGATGCATTCAAACTGATAGGAAAGTTTTCAGAAATAAAGGATAAAATGAAGGACGTAAAGCAGCGGCTTCAATTTGTTGAGATCATTCACGAGACAGAAGATCGGCTCATTACAGTTTATGCTACTGCCGCCAAGAAAATTAAAAAAATTGAATTGAACGAAAACATGTTGCTTCCTTCTGAAAAAAAGCAATTAGAGCAAAAGTTAGTAGTTGCAATAAACGACACCATTGCAAAATGCGACAAAGAAGGAAAAGCTGCTACAAAAGAAGCCTTAAAAGGGAGTTTGCCCGATATTCCCGGATTAGATATTGAAAACCTACCTATCTAATCAAAAACTTCTTGTGATAAATGGCATTCTCCGAAACTAATTCAATCAGATAAATACCAGCAGCTAAATTGCGATATTCAATCTGGTTGTGAGCAGGAGATATTTTTTCACTAATCAAAACTCGCCCTTGTAAATCTCTGATTTTGCAAACAAATTCACTTGAAATTCCTCGTATAGAAATTACATCAGATTTTTTAGATGGAATTGGATAAATATAGAAACGTCCTTTGCTGCTTTCATTTATTCCACTCGGATCCAAAACCATAATCTCAAACTCTTTGGTAACAGAGGCATTGATAGGACAAAAGTTATCTTTTGCTGTCATTTTAAATGTATATGGAAACTGACTTATATAAATTTCAGAAGGAGTCCATGCAACGCTAGCGCTTGGCCATTTAACGCCAGTTTCGCCACTATTCGTCTGATATACACTGTTTGGAAAAGCGGGTTCAAAAATTAAACTAACAATATCATTGGTATCGGTATCAAAAGTTGTCATGTAAAATGCTACAGTTGAGTCCGGCAAAACCTCTTTATAAATCCCATCATCATTTAAATCAGGTGTGTAATTACCTGGCAAACTGTAAAAATTCACATAAAAATTACGCAAAATCTCTCCAGTATATTGTCCATTTCGAAACTGCTTTATCTTAAGAGCCATGATAGCAGTTTCCACCATACGAGGCATAAAATGAATATCGCCAAGATACTGATTCACATGAAATCCTTGTGGATAAGGAAGGGAGGTGTCGGGAAAACCATCAAAAGAAATGGGTTTGGAGAATTCAAAGAGTCCATTGTAAACGACAGGAGCTCCTGCCATTAAAGGGCTTGCAATTTCATAGCTAAAAGAATCCATTGGTAGACCATTCGAGTCCATATCTAGATCATTTCCATAGGAATAGATCATAGCTTCATAATTGATTGGAATCATCGCTAAACTTGACATGGTAAATAGGGGGGAATTATCTCCTTCAGGCAAGCATCTATTAAAGATGGAATAGGTGTAAAAATCAGTTCCCTGACCTCCATTGCTAATATCCAAACTGCGACAACAATCTGTATATTCCAGTCTAATTTCACAACAAGCAGTTGAGCTCAGATCCAATAATGAAGAATAAGAAAATCGCTCATAACCAAAAGGGAACGAGCAAGTTGGATCAGAACATCTCGTACACTGGTCAGGATTAATGGTTGCACAAGTTGGGGTAATGTCAACAGGATTTGGACGTGCTATATGTAAACTGGTGATTAATTGTCCAGTGGATTCACATTTAACATCAATTTTAACAGAATCAAAATCATCACCATTGCAATCCCTATACAAATCCATTTTCACAATAAATGAGTCATGACCAGCATTAAACCAGGTTATTTCTCCTGCCAATAATGAATTTGTTTGAGCACTCAACTGAAAAACGCCCATTGCTGATAAAAAGAGAATTAAAAGAATAGCTTTAATACCTTTATCAAAATAACTAAATAGTGTTGTGTTAACCATATTTGTAATTTTTTCTCTATAAAACAATAATTTCTTTTACCACTTCTTTGCCCATTTTTCTGTTTATGAGTTCCATGAGCCTGTTTTTCATAAACAGAAGTTCCTGCTTGGCTACAGATGATTTCACTTTAATAAAAAGCTGTGAACCGTTGAGATTAATGTCCTCGGTATGTTTGTATATTTTTTTCCCAGCTATCTCTTCCCAGGATTCAAGAATAGAACGTTCATCGAATTTATAGCGTAGGTCATAATAGTCAATGAAATCCTGAATGGCTTTTTTTAATGGAGTAGCATTGTCTTTTTTCATAATCAATTTATCCTGATTGGCAAATTGCAGCTCCTAATCTGTTTGATTTTGGAGCTGCAAATGTTTTCAACGATAAAACGAATAGCTTATTTCACTACACTAAGCTTGTTCGTAACCACTTTATTATTGAAGAAAGTCTTGACAAAATAAATTCCCTCAGCATAATCATTCACTTGTATTTGAAGAATAGTGGACGTTGTATTTTTAAGTTCAACCCTTTCCATAATTTTTCCTACTGAATTGAAAACAATGATGTCAACATTTTCTCGTGACGATAGGTTTAGCGAGATATTAACTGTTCCCTGGGCCGGATTCGGATATATGCTTACATAATTAAACAGATACTCTTCGTAGATAGAAATCGGATCTCCAACCTTAACCACTCTTCGAACTTCGTCAGCTTTATTTCCCGATGCATCAGTAGCATTGTAACGGATAAAATACCATCCTTCTTTATTTACATTCACATTATTTGTTGTAAACAGCTGCACATCTTTATAATAATTATCTATGACAACTGCACCCGGATCCGTTAATGTGCCTCCTATTGGTAGGGCTAAAGTATCAGGACCGTTGAGTATAATCATTGGTGCTAACTTATCTGCCACAACAACTTTTCTGCTAACCGTTTGCGAATTATTTCCCCAGCTGTCATAAGCTGTGTAGGCCACATTATAGGAGTCCACACGGCTTGTGTCTATATTATGCTGAACAATAATACTGGACGAAACATCTCCATCCCTGTTGTCAATTGCAGTTGCTCCAGGATCAATAAATGCCTGATAAACCTCAATTTCCATAGGATTAGTACCAATTAAGCTAACTACTGGAGGTGTTTTGTCATTGGTTACCCATATTTCGCGAACTACTTCCTTGGCTTTATTTCCTTTCGCATCTTCCACATTGAATCTCAAATAATAGGGAAGTGAGGTAGAAGCAACTGTTGTATCAACAAACCCACTCACAACAATACTGGATGAAAGGTCACCATCAACTACATCATAAGCAATTGCTCCCTTATCTGTATAAGGATAGCCAATCTCTGCAAATGCTGTTTTGCTGCCAATTAATTCAATAATTGGAGGTGTTTTGTCTTCTGTAATATAAATGCGATAATCTTCATATTCACCAATTTGACTGGTGCCACAAGGATTATTAGCAAAACCTGCAATATTAAAAGAGATACGCATTCTGGTTTGGCCTAACATGGCTGTTGCAGGCACTCTAATTGTATCAAACCATTCTGCATCCTGATTATTTGGTTGATAAATAGCCAGTTCAGCGGGTTCAGAAAACACACCATCTTGATTATAGTCTATCCAAATTTTCCTTGAGTATGCGTAGTTATTGGTATTTGTGGGGCTTGAAATATTGAAAGGATAGGATCCGCCCAATTCAAGTGTTGCAGCTGTTCCTGTTGTAAAATCCTGGAAAGGAGAAGTACCATAATCGCTTTTATTATCTATTTGGGCTAAAACAACTCTTCGTATTCCAAAATCAGCTAATAAACTTCCTGCAAAAGGTCGGCAATAAGCAAAAATGGTAATATAATTTGCTTTTACCATACTATCTTGTCCAAAAGTATTGCTGACTTTCAATGTAACTGAATATTGCCCAATCGAATCAAACTTGATATGTGCTTTTGGATAGTTTGTTCCATATGATGAGACGGCTTTGCCTTTTGACGGACTAAACAACCAGTTCCATGTATTAGGTCCATATAGTGATTGATCTTCAAAAGTGATAATATCAGCAGTATCTGCCCTGAAAAGATCGGCAGTGAATTCTGCCTGAGGCTTTGTACTCGGACTTATTACTGGAAAATCATTCGAAACATAATGTGCACCAGCACAATTTGACACCATCAATTGTACATACTGGGTTTTAGGAATGCTAAATGAAAATTCACCATGATAATTGGTTGAATCATCAAAAGTTCCATCAAAGTCATAATCCCAATAATAAT encodes the following:
- a CDS encoding T9SS type A sorting domain-containing protein, coding for MKTIKIILTFALLFSAAKAQNIEWKWALQGGGNSWDHGYAIAIDNDNNVLIRGKFVNVGYFGDTSIKAVGAEEDYLAKYTEDGQLIWIRILAGKASWEKDRTIAIDENNNIYLTGYFNSPYGFDHINLSPYGANDGYIAKLNTKGEYIWVNRIGGSGDDAGYAIAYTHNKLLVAGYYSDTAFFPSGDLISSGGNDIYVACYDENGNNNWTVNGGSLNNDRAYGIAADQDYFYITGRIDGNAAFDGIHLSTLGPSDLMVAKYDLNGNIIWAVNDASSGELESKTITCSGGDIYLTGKFSGAVTFGSLTLTALGLSDAYIVKFNENGNIEWVDIFTGGFANEGNSITIKDSRVYTIGVFGQSLDIGDTTLNCMGSRDSYVSCYTIDGEFVWASDFGVSTGINHVLGNSIAVAHKGAIYIGGEYSGGASFGGSNLTPIGSFDMFLFKLYDLVIPASTNHYMQKPRLEIYPNPNHGIFEIQTAGQIKIDISIFDNNGKLILKKAVISGQQIDISSFPEGIYYLQKTAEQGQLKKILYIKE
- a CDS encoding T9SS type A sorting domain-containing protein, whose protein sequence is MVNTTLFSYFDKGIKAILLILFLSAMGVFQLSAQTNSLLAGEITWFNAGHDSFIVKMDLYRDCNGDDFDSVKIDVKCESTGQLITSLHIARPNPVDITPTCATINPDQCTRCSDPTCSFPFGYERFSYSSLLDLSSTACCEIRLEYTDCCRSLDISNGGQGTDFYTYSIFNRCLPEGDNSPLFTMSSLAMIPINYEAMIYSYGNDLDMDSNGLPMDSFSYEIASPLMAGAPVVYNGLFEFSKPISFDGFPDTSLPYPQGFHVNQYLGDIHFMPRMVETAIMALKIKQFRNGQYTGEILRNFYVNFYSLPGNYTPDLNDDGIYKEVLPDSTVAFYMTTFDTDTNDIVSLIFEPAFPNSVYQTNSGETGVKWPSASVAWTPSEIYISQFPYTFKMTAKDNFCPINASVTKEFEIMVLDPSGINESSKGRFYIYPIPSKKSDVISIRGISSEFVCKIRDLQGRVLISEKISPAHNQIEYRNLAAGIYLIELVSENAIYHKKFLIR
- a CDS encoding DUF721 domain-containing protein, whose protein sequence is MKKDNATPLKKAIQDFIDYYDLRYKFDERSILESWEEIAGKKIYKHTEDINLNGSQLFIKVKSSVAKQELLFMKNRLMELINRKMGKEVVKEIIVL
- a CDS encoding T9SS type A sorting domain-containing protein, whose product is MKKGILTILLAALLAVVYSQNVVTYIGTPETSGATTTAVNRLSAKLNQPYDMAFDSKGNMWISEMGNHTITMVRAYDNKVMIRAGIAGTAGFMNGNGTQAKFNSPHGITVGPNDEIYVADYENHVIRKISAYVDESTPQVVSVFAGKYTVNTPNYKSYSGYAEGNSGTAQFNNPIDLEVDAAGNIYVSDHSNHVIRKINASGTVSLFAGQAGVTGKANGDATTVAQFSSPTGLFQYNSLLYVLDYGNKQTRRIDGSTVSKEPTILTANYPMELVYKIEGSTKTFYFTEGNMIKHAYSSPTGSGSSLYAGSLFQSGSADGTLTNARFKTTKGLTFGPNGSMYIADMDNHTIRKITYCPVINPVLTVIGELKFCGDDSVKFIAPDGYATYLWSSGESTKEIVVKNTEIINLTVSDNDGCMGTSSSYGVTKLRPDLRIVGDTIFCEGGSVLLGSQNSYDTYLWSNGELTHDIVVSTSGIYHVEMTYKSCNHQSRDVQVVVNQLPEKPTITVNGNVLTASDAPSYQWYRNNQIIPSSTSKTMTVSKSGNFKVVISSDKGCQKTSDVVYVIGSSINDYSQMTLSVYPNPTYSSITIEGLGNLKAEEINLYDLKGKLVYHEIINANKVIVDMRSLNMPIGFYILKVRTNKSFLCSKVLYK